A genomic window from Anguilla rostrata isolate EN2019 chromosome 14, ASM1855537v3, whole genome shotgun sequence includes:
- the ankrd55 gene encoding ankyrin repeat domain-containing protein 55 isoform X1, producing the protein MEFSSSSVFDQHKDSAEEVDLNVVYLAAANGDVNTLTAVIREDPSILECCDGEGSTPLMHAVSGRQVDTVKLLLKMGASINTQDACGRTSLSLATYLGWLEGCVCLLRNGAKQNIPDKNGRLPLHAATAETDLRLMAVLLQQSTLCEINHQDNEGMTALHWASFHNRPQHVQALLQKGADPTLVDKDFKTALHWAVQSGSRFMCSLILDHHLGSSVINYDDENGKTCVHIAAAAGYSDIIYELARVPETNLQALDVDERTPLHWAAAAGKADCVQALLQLGVETGPRDINENTPLTYAMYCGHTACIKLLSIESRSTESDRQLHSQNSDHSLRKEGKFSVLNQIFSCKKRKEHQMSRQKDKVRDRDRHMKEETSEVDDIITMFDCIVESSPKDQTEDSPDTRKHPSETQKHHLKENHAMAKEYKGLPPIRTQSLPPITLGNSLLASSQNASQAGAQGQMAHHFARRSQKSRSEHDLFDNRPKGQAVLSNTWRSESNQVLSHKAWTTPDSDRLLDELLDEKSNTLDVLYPHHIPYMQKNEAPNSHLLPLDRLKIRETALTRNSLAPIRDHCTHRFSLPPDQVSQGVKKSKSLPLGSLGRARPGLPPPVTSRTHRIAMPQSQSLCSFLPIQTGDPLRNIHVLPAIPSHKKRSMSPPEPQRTTHSDLDNRT; encoded by the exons ATGGAGTTCAGCTCATCCTCGGTTTTTGATCAGCATAAAG ATTCTGCTGAGGAAGTCGACCTTAATGTCGTATACCTGGCAGCAGCCAATGGAGATGTCAATACTCTGACAGCGGTCATCCGCGAGGACCCATCCATTTTGGAATGTTGCGATGGCGAAG GGTCCACCCCTCTGATGCACGCAGTGTCGGGTAGACAGGTGGACACTGTGAAGCTGCTGCTGAAAATGGGGGCGTCCATAAACACTCAGGATGCGTGTGGACGAACGTCTCTTTCCTTGGCAACGTACCTG GGCTGGCTtgaaggctgtgtgtgtttactccgAAATGGTGCCAAGCAAAACATCCCAGACAAAAATGGACGTCTGCCACTTCATGCTGCCACTGCTGAGACTGACTTAAG gctCATGGCCGTGCTGCTGCAGCAGTCCACACTGTGTGAAATCAACCACCAAGACAACGAG GGCATGACAGCTCTTCATTGGGCGTCTTTCCACAACAGGCCGCAGCACGTCCAAGCCCTTCTGCAGAAGGGAGCAGACCCCACTCTGGTGGACAAAGACTTCAAAACTGCCCTTCACTGGGCTGTGCAG agtgGCAGCAGATTCATGTGCTCACTCATCCTGGACCACCACTTGGGTTCATCCGTCATCAACTATGACGATGAAAATGGGAAGACATGCGTGCACATCGCTGCCGCTGCCGGCTACAGCGACATCATCTACGAGCTGGCGCGCGTCCCCGAGACCAACCTGCAGGCGCTCGATGTAGACGAGAG GACCCCCCTCCACTGGGCCGCTGCCGCAGGGAAGGCTGACTGTGTCCAGGCCCTGTTACAGCTGGGCGTGGAGACGGGCCCACGGGACATCAACGAAAACACGCCCCTCACATATGCAATGTATTGCGGCCACACTGCTTGCATCAAACTCCTCTCCATAGAGAGCAG ATCCACAGAATCAGATAGGCAGCTGCACTCCCAGAACAGTGACCACAGTCTCAGAAAGGAAGGCAAATTCAGCGTGCTCAACCAGATCTTCTCCTGCAAGAAGAGGAAAGAGCATCAAATGTCAAGACAGAAGGACAAGGTCAGAGACCGGGACCGCCACATGAAGGAGGAGACATCTGAggttgatgacatcatcaccatgtttgactgcATCGTGGAGTCCTCCCCCAAGGACCAAACTGAGGACAGTCCAGACACTCGAAAGCATCCCAGCGAAACTCAGAAACACCACCTTAAAGAGAATCACGCTATGGCAAAGGAATACAAGGGGCTCCCACCCATAAGGACGCAAAGTCTTCCCCCCATCACACTGGGAAACTCTTTGTTGGCCAGCTCCCAAAATGCATCGCAAGCGGGTGCCCAGGGGCAGATGGCCCACCATTTTGCCCGCAGGTCTCAGAAAAGCCGGAGTGAGCATGACCTGTTTGACAATCGACCCAAAGGCCAGGCCGTGCTCAGCAACACGTGGAGGTCGGAATCCAATCAGGTACTCTCACACAAAGCGTGGACGACCCCTGATTCTGACAGGCTGCTGGATGAGCTGCTGGATGAGAAGTCCAACACCCTGGATGTACTTTACCCTCACCACATTCCTTACATGCAGAAAAATGAAG CTCCGAATTCACACCTGCTTCCACTGGACAGGTTGAAGATCAGGGAGACTGCCCTCACACGCAACAGCTTGGCCCCCATTCGTGACCACTGCACTCACAGGT TCTCCTTGCCACCTGACCAAGTATCTCAGGGAGTGAAGAAATCCAAATCTCTCCCTCTGGGTTCCCTGGGACGGGCCCGACCGGGCCTCCCTCCACCAGTGACCTCCAGGACCCACAGGATTGCAATGCCCCAGAGCCAGTCCCTCTGTTCATTCTTGCCCATCCAAACAGGGGACCCCCTGCGGAACATCCACGTCCTCCCTGCCATCCCATCCCATAAGAAACGCAGCATGTCCCCACCCGAACCCCAGAGGACCactcacagtgaccttgacaaCAGAACCTGA
- the ankrd55 gene encoding ankyrin repeat domain-containing protein 55 isoform X2: MPNLERRAVCSNSAEEVDLNVVYLAAANGDVNTLTAVIREDPSILECCDGEGSTPLMHAVSGRQVDTVKLLLKMGASINTQDACGRTSLSLATYLGWLEGCVCLLRNGAKQNIPDKNGRLPLHAATAETDLRLMAVLLQQSTLCEINHQDNEGMTALHWASFHNRPQHVQALLQKGADPTLVDKDFKTALHWAVQSGSRFMCSLILDHHLGSSVINYDDENGKTCVHIAAAAGYSDIIYELARVPETNLQALDVDERTPLHWAAAAGKADCVQALLQLGVETGPRDINENTPLTYAMYCGHTACIKLLSIESRSTESDRQLHSQNSDHSLRKEGKFSVLNQIFSCKKRKEHQMSRQKDKVRDRDRHMKEETSEVDDIITMFDCIVESSPKDQTEDSPDTRKHPSETQKHHLKENHAMAKEYKGLPPIRTQSLPPITLGNSLLASSQNASQAGAQGQMAHHFARRSQKSRSEHDLFDNRPKGQAVLSNTWRSESNQVLSHKAWTTPDSDRLLDELLDEKSNTLDVLYPHHIPYMQKNEAPNSHLLPLDRLKIRETALTRNSLAPIRDHCTHRFSLPPDQVSQGVKKSKSLPLGSLGRARPGLPPPVTSRTHRIAMPQSQSLCSFLPIQTGDPLRNIHVLPAIPSHKKRSMSPPEPQRTTHSDLDNRT, from the exons ATGCCAAACCTTGAGAGAAGAGCAGTTTGTTCGA ATTCTGCTGAGGAAGTCGACCTTAATGTCGTATACCTGGCAGCAGCCAATGGAGATGTCAATACTCTGACAGCGGTCATCCGCGAGGACCCATCCATTTTGGAATGTTGCGATGGCGAAG GGTCCACCCCTCTGATGCACGCAGTGTCGGGTAGACAGGTGGACACTGTGAAGCTGCTGCTGAAAATGGGGGCGTCCATAAACACTCAGGATGCGTGTGGACGAACGTCTCTTTCCTTGGCAACGTACCTG GGCTGGCTtgaaggctgtgtgtgtttactccgAAATGGTGCCAAGCAAAACATCCCAGACAAAAATGGACGTCTGCCACTTCATGCTGCCACTGCTGAGACTGACTTAAG gctCATGGCCGTGCTGCTGCAGCAGTCCACACTGTGTGAAATCAACCACCAAGACAACGAG GGCATGACAGCTCTTCATTGGGCGTCTTTCCACAACAGGCCGCAGCACGTCCAAGCCCTTCTGCAGAAGGGAGCAGACCCCACTCTGGTGGACAAAGACTTCAAAACTGCCCTTCACTGGGCTGTGCAG agtgGCAGCAGATTCATGTGCTCACTCATCCTGGACCACCACTTGGGTTCATCCGTCATCAACTATGACGATGAAAATGGGAAGACATGCGTGCACATCGCTGCCGCTGCCGGCTACAGCGACATCATCTACGAGCTGGCGCGCGTCCCCGAGACCAACCTGCAGGCGCTCGATGTAGACGAGAG GACCCCCCTCCACTGGGCCGCTGCCGCAGGGAAGGCTGACTGTGTCCAGGCCCTGTTACAGCTGGGCGTGGAGACGGGCCCACGGGACATCAACGAAAACACGCCCCTCACATATGCAATGTATTGCGGCCACACTGCTTGCATCAAACTCCTCTCCATAGAGAGCAG ATCCACAGAATCAGATAGGCAGCTGCACTCCCAGAACAGTGACCACAGTCTCAGAAAGGAAGGCAAATTCAGCGTGCTCAACCAGATCTTCTCCTGCAAGAAGAGGAAAGAGCATCAAATGTCAAGACAGAAGGACAAGGTCAGAGACCGGGACCGCCACATGAAGGAGGAGACATCTGAggttgatgacatcatcaccatgtttgactgcATCGTGGAGTCCTCCCCCAAGGACCAAACTGAGGACAGTCCAGACACTCGAAAGCATCCCAGCGAAACTCAGAAACACCACCTTAAAGAGAATCACGCTATGGCAAAGGAATACAAGGGGCTCCCACCCATAAGGACGCAAAGTCTTCCCCCCATCACACTGGGAAACTCTTTGTTGGCCAGCTCCCAAAATGCATCGCAAGCGGGTGCCCAGGGGCAGATGGCCCACCATTTTGCCCGCAGGTCTCAGAAAAGCCGGAGTGAGCATGACCTGTTTGACAATCGACCCAAAGGCCAGGCCGTGCTCAGCAACACGTGGAGGTCGGAATCCAATCAGGTACTCTCACACAAAGCGTGGACGACCCCTGATTCTGACAGGCTGCTGGATGAGCTGCTGGATGAGAAGTCCAACACCCTGGATGTACTTTACCCTCACCACATTCCTTACATGCAGAAAAATGAAG CTCCGAATTCACACCTGCTTCCACTGGACAGGTTGAAGATCAGGGAGACTGCCCTCACACGCAACAGCTTGGCCCCCATTCGTGACCACTGCACTCACAGGT TCTCCTTGCCACCTGACCAAGTATCTCAGGGAGTGAAGAAATCCAAATCTCTCCCTCTGGGTTCCCTGGGACGGGCCCGACCGGGCCTCCCTCCACCAGTGACCTCCAGGACCCACAGGATTGCAATGCCCCAGAGCCAGTCCCTCTGTTCATTCTTGCCCATCCAAACAGGGGACCCCCTGCGGAACATCCACGTCCTCCCTGCCATCCCATCCCATAAGAAACGCAGCATGTCCCCACCCGAACCCCAGAGGACCactcacagtgaccttgacaaCAGAACCTGA